One Mycobacterium kubicae genomic window carries:
- a CDS encoding sulfite exporter TauE/SafE family protein — protein sequence MSALAVLFLLALAAGVLGGLIGTGSSLVLLPTLVMMYGPRVAVPVMAIAAVLANVARVAAWWRHIRWRPVLAYAIPGLPAAAVGAHTLLTIPQAVVDGSLGVFFFAMVPVRRIIATRQWRVRPWQLSVAGAVVGFLTGMILSTGPLSVPVFTGYGLSGGAFLGTEAASSLVLYAGKMATFGQLGALPPVVLVRGLAIGTALMIGPFLARPVVRRLGPRTFALVIDVVLVVAGAGMFVAIGTG from the coding sequence ATGTCTGCTCTTGCAGTCCTTTTTCTCCTCGCCCTGGCCGCCGGCGTCCTGGGTGGCCTCATCGGCACCGGATCGTCGTTGGTGCTGCTGCCGACATTGGTGATGATGTACGGGCCCCGCGTTGCCGTACCGGTCATGGCGATTGCGGCGGTGCTGGCCAACGTGGCCCGCGTCGCGGCCTGGTGGCGACACATCAGGTGGCGGCCGGTGCTGGCCTACGCCATCCCGGGCCTGCCCGCCGCGGCCGTCGGCGCCCACACCTTGCTGACCATTCCGCAAGCCGTCGTCGATGGGTCGCTCGGCGTCTTCTTCTTCGCCATGGTTCCGGTGCGCAGGATCATCGCCACGCGGCAATGGCGGGTCCGCCCCTGGCAGTTGTCGGTCGCCGGTGCCGTCGTCGGCTTCCTCACCGGGATGATTCTGTCGACCGGGCCACTCAGCGTCCCCGTCTTCACCGGATACGGGCTGTCCGGCGGGGCGTTCCTGGGCACCGAAGCCGCCAGCTCGCTGGTGCTCTACGCGGGCAAGATGGCCACCTTCGGCCAACTCGGGGCACTGCCGCCCGTGGTTCTGGTGCGGGGCCTGGCGATCGGAACCGCGCTGATGATCGGCCCGTTCCTGGCCCGCCCGGTCGTGCGGCGGCTGGGTCCCCGCACCTTCGCGCTGGTGATCGACGTCGTCCTGGTCGTCGCGGGCGCCGGGATGTTCGTCGCCATCGGCACTGGGTGA
- a CDS encoding nitroreductase family protein: MELYDVMRTTAAVRQFTDDPLPDETLHRILDNARFAPTGGNRQGVRVIAVRDMGTRATLAELTIPGAQRYLAQAQHGESPWNPLSPCGVDAQTIAATDGSSFGKPVLEAQVVLVFCLDLSVAAALDQDLDRIGVISGASVYPFVWNVLLAARNEGFGGVLTTMVVAREPAVKELLNIPEQFAVAAVVPLGKPVRQVKKLTRKPLREIATRESFDGPPL; this comes from the coding sequence GTGGAACTCTACGACGTCATGCGCACCACGGCAGCGGTCCGGCAGTTCACCGACGACCCGCTGCCCGATGAGACCCTGCACCGCATCCTGGACAACGCGCGCTTTGCTCCCACCGGCGGCAATCGGCAGGGCGTTCGGGTGATCGCCGTGCGCGACATGGGGACTCGTGCCACGCTCGCCGAGTTGACCATCCCGGGCGCCCAGCGGTACCTGGCCCAGGCTCAGCATGGCGAGTCGCCGTGGAACCCGTTGTCCCCGTGCGGAGTCGACGCGCAGACGATCGCGGCCACCGACGGAAGCTCGTTCGGCAAGCCGGTCCTCGAGGCCCAAGTGGTGCTCGTCTTCTGCCTTGACCTCAGCGTCGCCGCGGCGCTGGATCAAGACCTCGACCGTATCGGGGTGATCAGCGGTGCGTCGGTGTATCCGTTCGTGTGGAACGTGCTGCTGGCCGCCCGCAACGAGGGTTTCGGCGGTGTGCTGACCACGATGGTGGTAGCCCGCGAACCCGCGGTGAAGGAGCTGCTCAACATCCCCGAGCAGTTCGCCGTCGCGGCCGTCGTCCCGCTGGGCAAGCCGGTGCGCCAAGTCAAGAAGCTGACCCGCAAACCGCTGCGCGAGATCGCGACCAGGGAGTCCTTCGACGGTCCGCCGCTGTGA
- a CDS encoding cyclopropane mycolic acid synthase family methyltransferase has product MPDQPSDNAGLKPHFEDVQAHYDLSDDFFALFLDPTRTYSCAYFERDDMTLEEAQLAKIDLALGKLGLEPGMTLLDIGCGWGATLRRALERYDVNVVGLTLSRNQHAHVQQLFDAHPSTRDKRVLLQGWEQFDGQVDRIVSIGAFEHFGRDRYADFFKTAYEALPADGAMLLHTIIKPSDEEFAERGLPITMTKIRFMKFIMDEIFPGGDLPGANVVVDHAQRAGFDVTRVQQLRLHYARTLDTWAEALQARRDEAIAVQSEEVYDRYMKYLTGCAELFREGYTDVAQFTLVKG; this is encoded by the coding sequence TTGCCCGATCAACCCAGTGACAACGCCGGCTTGAAGCCGCATTTCGAAGACGTCCAGGCGCACTACGACCTATCGGACGACTTCTTCGCGCTCTTCCTGGACCCGACGCGGACCTACAGCTGCGCCTACTTCGAACGCGACGACATGACGCTCGAAGAGGCGCAGCTGGCCAAGATCGACCTGGCGCTGGGCAAGCTGGGGCTGGAGCCGGGCATGACGCTGCTCGACATCGGCTGCGGCTGGGGCGCCACGTTGCGGCGAGCGCTCGAGCGCTACGACGTCAACGTCGTCGGCCTGACCTTGAGCCGCAATCAGCACGCCCACGTGCAGCAACTGTTCGACGCCCACCCCAGCACGCGTGACAAGCGGGTGCTGCTGCAGGGCTGGGAGCAGTTCGACGGGCAGGTGGATCGCATCGTGTCCATCGGCGCCTTCGAGCACTTCGGGCGCGACCGCTACGCCGACTTCTTCAAGACGGCCTACGAGGCGCTGCCCGCCGACGGCGCGATGCTGCTGCACACCATCATCAAGCCCAGCGACGAGGAATTCGCCGAACGCGGTCTGCCCATCACCATGACCAAGATCCGGTTCATGAAGTTCATCATGGACGAGATCTTCCCGGGCGGAGATCTGCCCGGCGCCAATGTCGTGGTGGACCATGCGCAGCGGGCCGGCTTCGACGTCACCCGGGTGCAGCAGCTGCGGCTGCACTACGCACGCACCCTGGACACCTGGGCCGAGGCGCTGCAGGCGCGCCGCGACGAAGCCATCGCCGTGCAATCCGAAGAGGTCTACGACCGGTACATGAAGTACCTGACCGGCTGCGCCGAGCTGTTCCGCGAGGGCTACACCGACGTCGCGCAGTTCACCCTCGTCAAGGGCTGA
- a CDS encoding glycosyltransferase family 39 protein, giving the protein MSAPRTESADPLIVGVVATAVSLCGAARPSFWYDEAATISASYSRSLGQLWHMLGNVDAVHGLYYLLMYGWFRVFPPTEFFSRLPSALAVGGAAAGVVVLGRQFSSRTVAVTSGVFCAILPRSTWAGIEARPSALSMLAAAWLTVLLVRAARRDDAKSWLPYGVAAAMSVALDTYLVLLPVAYGAYLGLFHRRVWWRFALASVAAVCALTPFLLTVVGQVNQIRWISPIGDRTIEDVVIQQYFERSPSFAVFSVLVAAGALVLWLTRYVPLQQAQRELLTLAAAWLVMPTALIIAYSALVHPIYTPRYLSFTVPAVALVLGVCVAALPLKPWAVAAVLALFAVAAVPTYLGAQRNPYAKYGMDYSQVADVITAHAAPGDCLLVNDTVTFMPAPMRPLLAARPDAYRKLNDLTLWQRAIDRNDVFDTNLIPEVVAEPLSHCKVVWIITQADASRPAHEQGVALPPGDRYGVTPAFAVPHDLGFRLTERWQFNLVQVIQGVR; this is encoded by the coding sequence GTGAGCGCTCCCCGAACCGAATCCGCAGACCCGCTGATCGTCGGCGTCGTGGCCACCGCGGTCAGTCTGTGCGGCGCGGCTCGTCCCTCGTTCTGGTACGACGAGGCCGCCACCATCTCGGCGTCTTACAGCCGATCTCTCGGTCAGTTGTGGCACATGCTGGGCAACGTCGACGCCGTGCACGGGCTGTACTACCTGCTGATGTACGGCTGGTTCCGGGTCTTCCCGCCCACCGAATTCTTTTCCCGCTTACCCAGCGCGCTGGCCGTCGGCGGTGCGGCCGCGGGTGTGGTGGTGCTGGGCCGGCAGTTCTCGTCGCGCACCGTCGCGGTCACGTCCGGCGTGTTCTGCGCGATACTGCCGCGTTCGACCTGGGCCGGCATCGAAGCGCGTCCCTCGGCCCTGTCGATGCTGGCCGCGGCGTGGTTGACCGTGCTGCTGGTACGCGCCGCACGTCGCGATGACGCGAAGTCATGGCTGCCTTATGGCGTGGCTGCGGCGATGTCGGTGGCGCTCGACACCTACCTGGTGTTGTTGCCGGTGGCGTATGGCGCCTATCTCGGCCTCTTCCATCGGCGGGTGTGGTGGCGTTTCGCGCTCGCGTCGGTGGCGGCCGTGTGCGCCTTGACGCCGTTCTTGCTGACGGTCGTCGGACAGGTGAATCAAATCCGATGGATCAGCCCCATCGGTGACCGGACCATCGAGGACGTAGTCATTCAGCAGTACTTTGAGCGCAGCCCGTCGTTCGCGGTGTTCTCGGTCCTGGTGGCGGCAGGTGCACTCGTGCTGTGGCTCACCCGATATGTCCCGCTGCAGCAGGCGCAGCGGGAATTGTTGACTCTCGCGGCGGCCTGGCTGGTCATGCCGACGGCGCTCATCATCGCGTACTCCGCGCTGGTCCACCCCATCTACACGCCGCGCTACCTGTCCTTCACCGTGCCGGCGGTCGCCCTCGTGCTCGGTGTATGCGTGGCGGCGCTGCCCCTCAAGCCGTGGGCGGTGGCGGCGGTCCTCGCCCTTTTCGCCGTCGCCGCGGTGCCGACTTACCTTGGCGCGCAACGCAACCCGTATGCCAAGTACGGAATGGACTACAGCCAAGTGGCCGATGTGATCACCGCGCATGCAGCTCCCGGGGACTGCCTGCTGGTCAACGACACTGTGACGTTCATGCCTGCGCCGATGCGGCCGTTGCTGGCGGCGCGTCCCGATGCATATCGCAAGCTCAACGACCTGACCCTGTGGCAGCGCGCCATCGACCGCAACGACGTCTTCGACACCAACCTGATCCCCGAAGTCGTCGCCGAACCGCTGAGCCACTGCAAGGTGGTGTGGATCATCACCCAGGCCGACGCGTCCCGGCCCGCGCACGAGCAGGGTGTGGCGCTGCCGCCCGGGGACCGCTACGGAGTCACTCCGGCCTTCGCGGTGCCGCACGACTTGGGCTTCCGGTTGACCGAACGCTGGCAGTTCAACCTGGTTCAGGTCATCCAAGGGGTGCGATAA
- a CDS encoding glycoside hydrolase family 16 protein gives MDRRSMLLSTGLGMLAAAAALRVPEAQAHPAPPQAPSAGAGGPYIFQDEFDGPAGSAPDPGKWTVQSWQDDVFPPVDGIYRDDRRNVFQDGNSNLVLMATQEMGSYYTGKLRGNWRGMINTTWEARIKLDCLSPGLWPSFWAVNEDPLPDGEVDIFEWYGNGQWPPGTTVHAASNGKTWEGKSIPGLVDGGWHTWQMRWDESGFKFSRDGAQYFSVPPKPIHVAGGAPDDFRWPFNNPGYWLSPMFTLAVGGVGAGDPAAGRFPASMLVDYIRVW, from the coding sequence ATGGATCGTCGCAGCATGTTGCTGAGCACGGGGCTCGGCATGCTGGCGGCCGCAGCCGCGCTTCGCGTTCCGGAAGCCCAGGCCCACCCGGCACCTCCACAAGCCCCGTCCGCGGGCGCCGGCGGCCCCTACATCTTCCAGGACGAATTCGACGGCCCGGCGGGTTCGGCGCCCGATCCGGGCAAGTGGACGGTGCAGAGCTGGCAGGACGACGTGTTCCCGCCGGTCGACGGCATCTACCGCGACGATCGCCGCAATGTTTTCCAGGACGGCAACTCCAACCTGGTGCTGATGGCCACCCAGGAGATGGGCAGCTACTACACCGGCAAACTGCGCGGCAACTGGCGCGGCATGATCAACACCACCTGGGAGGCGCGGATCAAGCTGGACTGCTTGAGCCCCGGCCTGTGGCCCTCGTTCTGGGCGGTCAACGAGGACCCGCTGCCCGACGGTGAGGTCGACATCTTCGAGTGGTACGGCAACGGCCAGTGGCCGCCGGGAACCACGGTCCACGCGGCTTCCAACGGCAAGACGTGGGAAGGCAAGTCCATCCCGGGTCTGGTCGACGGCGGCTGGCACACCTGGCAGATGCGCTGGGATGAAAGCGGCTTCAAATTCTCCCGCGACGGCGCCCAGTACTTCAGCGTGCCGCCCAAGCCCATTCACGTCGCCGGCGGCGCGCCCGACGATTTCCGCTGGCCGTTCAACAACCCCGGCTACTGGCTGTCGCCGATGTTCACCCTCGCGGTCGGCGGCGTCGGCGCCGGCGACCCGGCCGCCGGGCGGTTCCCCGCCAGCATGCTGGTCGACTACATCCGCGTCTGGTAG
- a CDS encoding GGDEF domain-containing protein encodes MSRLTQWWNQPDQYELKTIFLRQRGLLRAAQRIMAVVAASSAMVPLTSLAAMRHPSTGSVVVGVVGGAFTVALTFFWLMRWPTRRQSEGAALLGVVAIGAWSLVQPTAAVAALTCTAAAITGGYIAFFHSSRPLLINGAIAVAGTTVAVLRLAHEADIQSAITAFWLIWFLNLSVPMAVGAMSQAIGTYAQRSEQDPLTGLLNRRAFTDAVTDRVGSAPAAHTHLAVVMVDLDNFKRINDTHGHSIGDCTLRAVAELLREHTPADAAICRAGGEEFLVALTAEDSDLRPLADRFCAAVAQLDPAITASIGTASAQLHQLSRSNGVNPVDELIARADSAMYAAKRSGGNQAHHIAVM; translated from the coding sequence GTGTCACGGCTAACGCAGTGGTGGAATCAGCCCGACCAGTACGAGCTGAAGACCATCTTCCTGCGCCAACGCGGACTTCTGCGTGCGGCACAACGGATCATGGCCGTCGTCGCCGCGTCCTCGGCGATGGTCCCGTTGACCAGCTTGGCGGCGATGCGCCACCCCAGTACCGGCTCGGTCGTCGTCGGCGTGGTGGGCGGGGCCTTCACGGTCGCCCTGACGTTCTTCTGGCTGATGCGTTGGCCGACGCGTCGGCAGTCCGAGGGTGCAGCGCTGCTCGGCGTCGTGGCTATCGGCGCGTGGAGCCTGGTCCAACCCACCGCGGCGGTCGCCGCCCTGACGTGCACGGCGGCCGCGATCACCGGCGGCTATATCGCTTTCTTCCACAGCTCCAGACCGCTGCTGATCAACGGCGCGATTGCCGTCGCGGGGACCACCGTGGCGGTGCTGCGGCTGGCTCACGAGGCCGACATCCAGTCCGCCATCACGGCGTTCTGGTTGATCTGGTTCCTGAATTTGTCGGTGCCGATGGCGGTCGGAGCGATGTCCCAGGCCATCGGCACCTACGCTCAGCGCTCCGAACAGGATCCCCTCACCGGCCTGCTGAATCGGCGCGCATTCACCGACGCCGTCACCGATCGCGTCGGCAGCGCACCGGCGGCACACACGCACCTGGCGGTAGTGATGGTCGACCTCGACAACTTCAAGCGCATCAACGACACGCACGGCCATTCGATCGGCGACTGCACGCTGCGGGCGGTCGCCGAACTCTTGCGGGAGCACACCCCGGCCGACGCGGCGATCTGCCGAGCCGGCGGCGAGGAGTTCCTGGTGGCCTTGACGGCCGAGGACTCCGACCTGCGGCCGCTGGCCGACCGGTTCTGCGCGGCGGTGGCACAACTGGACCCGGCCATCACCGCCAGCATCGGCACTGCCAGCGCCCAGCTACACCAGCTGAGCAGGAGCAATGGCGTGAACCCCGTCGACGAACTGATCGCGCGCGCCGACAGCGCGATGTATGCGGCCAAACGCAGCGGCGGCAATCAGGCGCACCACATTGCGGTGATGTAG
- a CDS encoding aldehyde dehydrogenase yields MTTSVTTEYDKLFIGGKWTEPSTDEVIEVHCPATGEYVGKVPMAAAADVDAAVAAARAAFDNGPWPTTPPKERAAVIANALKLMEERKDHFTALLAGETGQPPMGIETMHWMSSIGALNFFAGPAVEQVKWREVRTGGYGQSIVHREPIGVVGAIVAWNVPLFLAVNKLGPALLAGCTVVLKPAAETPLSANALAEVFAEAGLPEGVLSVVPGGIETGQALTSNPDVDIFSFTGSSAVGKEIGRRAADMLKPCTLELGGKSAAIVLDDVDLAAAVPMLVFSGIMNTGQACVAQTRILAPRSRYDEIVDAVGNFVQALPVGLPSDPGAQIGSLISEKQRARVEGYIAKGVEEGARLVCGGGRPEGLDSGFFVQPTVFADVDNKMTIAQEEIFGPVLSIIPYDTEDDAIKIANDSAYGLAGSVWTTDVSKGIEISEKIRTGTYAINWYAFDPCCPFGGYKNSGIGRENGPEGVEHFTQQKSVLMPMGYTVDS; encoded by the coding sequence ATGACTACCAGCGTTACAACGGAGTACGACAAGCTTTTCATCGGCGGCAAGTGGACCGAGCCGTCGACGGATGAAGTCATCGAGGTGCACTGCCCGGCCACTGGCGAGTACGTCGGCAAAGTACCGATGGCCGCCGCCGCCGACGTCGACGCGGCCGTCGCCGCGGCCCGTGCCGCTTTCGACAACGGCCCCTGGCCGACGACGCCGCCGAAGGAGCGCGCGGCCGTCATCGCCAACGCGCTCAAGCTGATGGAAGAGCGCAAGGACCACTTCACCGCGTTGCTCGCCGGCGAAACGGGCCAGCCGCCGATGGGCATCGAGACCATGCACTGGATGAGCTCGATCGGGGCGCTGAACTTCTTCGCTGGTCCCGCGGTCGAACAGGTCAAGTGGCGTGAGGTCCGCACCGGTGGGTACGGGCAGAGCATCGTGCATCGCGAACCGATCGGCGTGGTCGGCGCGATCGTCGCCTGGAACGTCCCGCTGTTCCTGGCCGTCAACAAGCTGGGTCCGGCGCTGCTGGCCGGTTGCACCGTGGTGCTCAAGCCGGCAGCCGAGACCCCGTTGAGCGCCAACGCGTTGGCCGAGGTGTTCGCCGAGGCCGGTCTGCCCGAGGGGGTGCTCTCGGTGGTCCCCGGTGGAATCGAGACCGGCCAGGCGCTGACCTCCAACCCGGACGTCGACATCTTCTCGTTCACCGGAAGCTCGGCCGTCGGCAAGGAGATCGGGCGTCGCGCCGCCGACATGCTCAAGCCGTGCACCCTGGAGCTGGGCGGGAAATCAGCCGCCATCGTCTTGGACGACGTGGACCTGGCCGCCGCCGTCCCGATGCTGGTGTTCTCGGGGATCATGAACACCGGGCAGGCTTGCGTGGCCCAGACCCGGATCCTGGCGCCCCGCTCGCGGTACGACGAAATCGTGGACGCCGTAGGCAATTTCGTGCAAGCGCTGCCGGTGGGGCTGCCGTCCGACCCGGGCGCTCAGATCGGCTCGCTGATCTCGGAGAAGCAGCGCGCCCGCGTCGAGGGCTACATCGCCAAGGGCGTCGAGGAGGGCGCGCGGCTGGTGTGCGGCGGCGGCCGCCCCGAGGGGCTGGATTCCGGCTTCTTCGTGCAGCCAACCGTCTTCGCCGACGTCGACAACAAGATGACCATCGCGCAGGAGGAGATCTTCGGGCCGGTGCTGAGCATCATCCCCTATGACACCGAGGACGACGCGATCAAGATCGCCAACGACTCCGCGTACGGCCTGGCCGGCAGTGTGTGGACCACCGACGTGTCCAAGGGCATCGAGATTTCGGAGAAGATCCGGACCGGGACGTACGCGATCAACTGGTATGCCTTCGACCCGTGCTGTCCGTTCGGTGGCTACAAGAATTCCGGGATCGGTCGGGAGAACGGCCCCGAGGGTGTCGAGCACTTCACGCAGCAGAAGAGTGTGCTGATGCCCATGGGATACACGGTCGACAGCTAG
- a CDS encoding class I SAM-dependent methyltransferase, translated as MAATDIFARRATLARSVRLLAEFRYEQTDPARFYGALAADTAAMVSDLWLATHGEPPAGRTLLDVGGGPGYFAAAFADAGVGYIGAEPSSEEMHAAGPALHRRSGAFVRASGMALPFADDSVDICLSSNVAEHVPRPWRLGAEMLRVTKPGGLAVLSYTVWLGPFGGHEMGLTHYLGGARAAARYARKHGRPAKNNYGSSLFAVSAADGLKWAAATGAGIAAFPRYHPRWAWWLTSVPGLREFLVSNLVLVLRPR; from the coding sequence GTGGCCGCCACCGACATCTTCGCTCGCCGGGCCACCCTGGCCCGCTCGGTGCGACTGCTCGCGGAGTTCCGCTACGAACAGACCGACCCGGCGCGCTTTTATGGTGCGCTGGCCGCCGACACCGCCGCGATGGTCAGCGACCTGTGGCTGGCCACCCATGGGGAACCGCCGGCGGGCCGCACTCTGCTCGACGTCGGCGGCGGCCCCGGTTACTTCGCGGCGGCTTTCGCTGACGCCGGCGTCGGCTACATCGGCGCCGAACCCAGCTCCGAGGAGATGCACGCCGCCGGACCGGCCCTGCACCGCCGATCGGGTGCGTTCGTGCGGGCCTCGGGCATGGCGCTGCCGTTCGCCGACGACTCGGTCGACATCTGCTTGTCCTCCAACGTCGCCGAGCACGTGCCGCGGCCGTGGCGGCTGGGCGCCGAGATGCTGCGGGTCACCAAGCCCGGCGGCCTGGCGGTGCTGTCCTACACCGTCTGGCTGGGACCGTTCGGCGGGCACGAGATGGGCCTGACGCATTACCTGGGAGGCGCCCGTGCCGCCGCCCGGTATGCCCGCAAACACGGTCGCCCGGCGAAGAACAACTACGGGTCGTCGTTGTTTGCGGTGTCCGCCGCCGACGGCCTGAAGTGGGCCGCCGCCACCGGCGCCGGAATCGCGGCATTCCCCCGCTACCACCCGCGATGGGCGTGGTGGCTGACCTCGGTGCCGGGGCTGCGCGAGTTCCTGGTGAGCAATCTGGTGCTGGTGCTCCGGCCGCGATAA
- a CDS encoding glycosyltransferase family 4 protein, whose protein sequence is MSTLRSVLLLCWRDTGHPQGGGSETYLQRIGSQLAASGVAVTLRTARYPGAARHDVVDGVRISRAGGRYTVYIWALLAMAAARIGLGPLRRVRPDVVVDTQNGIPFLARLIYGSKVVVLVHHCHREQWPVAGPLLGRLGWFVESRLSPLVNRRNQYVTVSLPSARDLVTLGVDNERIAVVRNGLDEAPAPSLSGPRAAAPRIVVLSRLVPHKQIEDALQAVAELRGRIPALHLDIVGGGWWRQRLVEHVHRLGISDAVTFHGHVDDDAKHQLLQRAWVHVLPSRKEGWGLAVVEAAQHNVPTIGYRSSGGLSDSIIDGVTGILVDDRAELVQRLEELLCDSVLREQLGAKAQTRSGEFSWRQSADAMCGVLQAVQAGHVVNGVV, encoded by the coding sequence ATGTCTACTCTGCGCTCGGTGCTGCTGTTGTGCTGGCGCGACACCGGGCACCCGCAGGGCGGCGGCAGCGAAACGTACCTGCAGCGCATCGGGTCGCAACTGGCCGCATCCGGCGTCGCCGTCACCCTGCGCACCGCCCGCTACCCCGGCGCCGCGCGCCACGACGTGGTCGACGGGGTCCGGATCAGCCGCGCCGGGGGGCGCTACACCGTCTACATCTGGGCCCTGCTGGCCATGGCCGCCGCCCGGATCGGGCTGGGTCCACTGCGCCGGGTGCGCCCGGACGTCGTCGTCGACACCCAGAACGGCATCCCCTTCCTCGCCCGGCTGATCTACGGCAGCAAGGTGGTGGTGCTGGTGCATCACTGCCACCGAGAGCAGTGGCCGGTGGCCGGGCCGCTGCTCGGCCGGCTGGGCTGGTTCGTCGAGTCGCGGTTGTCACCTTTGGTGAACCGGCGCAACCAGTACGTGACCGTGTCGCTACCGTCGGCCCGGGACCTGGTCACCCTCGGCGTGGACAACGAGCGGATCGCCGTGGTGCGCAACGGTCTGGACGAGGCGCCGGCGCCGTCGTTGTCCGGGCCGCGCGCGGCCGCGCCGCGGATAGTGGTGTTGTCGCGGTTGGTGCCGCACAAGCAGATCGAAGACGCCCTGCAGGCGGTCGCCGAGCTCAGAGGACGCATACCGGCCCTGCACCTCGACATCGTCGGGGGTGGCTGGTGGCGTCAGCGTCTCGTCGAGCATGTGCACCGGCTCGGCATCTCTGATGCCGTCACGTTCCACGGCCACGTCGACGACGACGCCAAACACCAACTGCTGCAACGCGCCTGGGTGCATGTGCTGCCCTCGCGCAAGGAAGGCTGGGGACTAGCGGTCGTCGAGGCGGCCCAGCACAACGTCCCCACCATCGGCTACCGCAGCTCGGGTGGCCTGTCGGACTCGATCATCGACGGGGTCACCGGCATCCTGGTCGACGACCGCGCCGAGCTGGTGCAGCGCCTCGAAGAGCTGCTGTGCGATTCGGTGTTGCGTGAGCAGCTGGGCGCCAAGGCGCAGACGCGCAGCGGCGAATTCTCCTGGCGGCAAAGCGCCGACGCGATGTGCGGCGTGCTGCAGGCCGTGCAGGCCGGCCACGTCGTCAACGGCGTGGTCTGA